The genomic region ctgtgatagaaggtgtatccaatagtttcctttggatatcctatgaagacacatttctccgatttgggttcgagcttatcaggttgaagctttttcacataagcattgcagccccaaactttcagaaacgacaactttggtttcttgccaaaccacaattcataaggtgtcgtctcaacggattttgatggtgccctaacgtgaatgcggccgtctctagagcgtatccccaaaacgatagcggtaaatcagtaagagacatcatagatcgcaccatatccagtaaagtatgattacgacattcggacacaccattacgctgtggtgttccaggtggcgtgagttgcgaaactattccgcattgtttcaaatgtacaccaaactcgtaactcaaatattctcctccacgatcagatcgtagaaactttattttcttgttacgatgattttccacttcactctgaaattctttgaacttttcaaatgtttcagacttatgtttcatttagtagatatacccatatctgcttaaatcatctgtgaaggtgagaaaataacgatatccgccacgagcctcaatattcatcggaccacatacatctgtatgtatgatttccagcaaatttgttgctctctccatagtaccggagaacggtgttttagtcatcctgcccatgaggcacggttcgcaagtaccaagtgattcataatcaagtggttccaaaagtccatcagtatggagtttcttcatgcgctttacaccgatatgacctaaacggcagtgccacaaataagttgcaccatcattatcaactctgcatcttttgacttcaacattatgaatatgtgtatcactactctcgagattcaataagaataaaccactcttcaagggtgcatgaccataaaagatattactcatataaatagaacaaccattattctctgatttaaatgaataaccgtctcgcattaaacaagatccagatataatgttcatgctcaacgctggcaccaaataacaattatttaggtctaatattaatcccgaaggtagatgtagaggtagcatgccgacgcgatcacatcgactttggaaccgtttcccacgcgcatcgtcacctcgtccttagctaatcttcgcttaatccgtagtccctgttttgagttgcaaatattagcaacagaaccagtatcaaatacccaggtgctactgcgagcattagtaaggtacacatcaataacatgtatatcgcatatacctttgttcaccttgccatccttcttatccgccaaatacttggggcagtttcgcttccagtgaccagtctgcttgcagtagaagcactcagtttcaggcttaggtccagacttgggtttcttctcttgagcagcaacttgcttgccgttcttcttgaagttccccttcttcttccctttgccctttttcttgaaactagtggtcttgttgaccatcaacacttgatgctcctttttgatttctacctccgcagctttcagcattgcgaagagctcgggaatagtcttattcatcccttgcatattatagttcatcacgaagctcttgtagcttggtggcagtgattggagaattctgtcaatgacgcaatcatctggaagattaactcccaattgaatcaagtgattattatacccagacattttgagtatatgctcactgacagaactgttctcctccatcttgcagctatagaacttattggagacttcatatctctcaatccgggcatttgcttgaaatattaacttcaactcctggaacatctcatatgctccatgacgttcaaaacgtcgttgaagtcccgattctaagccgtaaagcatggcacactgaactatcgagtagtcatcagctttgctctgccagacgttcataacatctggtgttgctccagcagcaggcctggcacccagcggtgcttccaggacgtaattcttctgtgcagcaatgaggataatcctcaagttacagacccaatccgtgtaattgctaccatcatctttcaactttgctttctcaaggaacgcattaaaattcaacggaacaacaacacgagccatctatctacaatcaatataaacaagcaagatactatcagggactaagttcatgataaatttaagttcaattaatcatattacttaagaactcccacttagatagacatccctctaatcttctaagtgatcacgtgatccaaatcaactaaaccatgtacgatcatcacgtgagatggagtagtttcatcggtgaacattactatgttgatcatatctactatatgattcacgctcgacctttcggtctccgtgttccgaggccatatctgtatatgcttggctcgtcaagtataacctgagtattccgcgtgtgcaactgttttgcacccattgtatttgaacgtagagcctatcacacccgatcatcacatggtgtcttagcacgaagaactttcgcaacggtgcatactcaggagaacacttcttgataatttagtgagagatcatcttataatgctaccgtcaaacaaagcaagataagatgcataaaagataaacatcacatgcaatcaatataagtgatatgatatggccatcatcatcttgtgcctgtgatctccatctccgaagcagcgtcatgatcaccatcgtcaccggcgcgacaccttgatctccatcgtagcatcattgtcgtctcgccaatcttatgcttccacgactatctctaccgcttagtgataaagtaaagcattacatcgtgattgcattgcatacaataaagcgacaaccatatggctcctgccagttgccgataactcggttacaaaacatgatcatctcatacaataaaatttagcatcatgtcttgaccatatcacatcacaacatgccctgcaaaaacaagttagacgtcctctactttattgttgcaagttttacgtggctgctacgggcttaagcaagaaccaatctcacctacgcatcaaaaccacaatgatagtttgtcaagttgatgccgttttaaccttcgcaaggaccgggcatagccacactcggttcaactaaagttggagagactgtcgcccgcaagccacctatgtgcaaagcacgtcgagagaaccggtctcgcgtaagcgtacgcgtaatgttggtccaggtcgtctcgtccaacaataccgccgaaccgaagtatgacatgctggtaggcagtatgacttatatcgcccacaactcacttgtgttctactcgtgcaaataacatcaaaccataaaacctaggctctgataccactgttggggaacgtagtaatttcaaaattttcctacgcacacgcaagatcatggtgatgcatagcaacgagaggggagagtatgatctacgtacccttgtagatcgcaacggaagcgttaacacaacatagaggaagtagtcgtacgtcttcccgatccgaccgatccaagcaccgttactccggcacctccgagttcttagcacacgtacagctcgatcacgctctccgggctccgatccagcaaagcttcggggatgagttccgtcagcacgacggcgtggtgacgatgatgatgttctaccgacgcagggcttcgcctaagcactacaacgatatgatcgaggtgcaatatggtggcagggggcaccgcacacggctaaggaaagatcacgaggatcaacttgtgtgtcctggggtgcccccctgcctccgtatataaaggagtcaagggggagggggcggccggccaaggagggcgcgccaggggagtcctactcccaccgggagtaggattcccccccccccctcaatcctagttggaataggattcgctgagggggaaaggagagaggggggccggccacctctccttgtcctaataggactaggggaggggggaggcgtgcggcccatcttgggctgccccttctcttttccactaaagcccactaaggcccgtatagctcccgggggggttccggtaacctcccggtactccggtaaaatcccgatttcacccggaacacttccgatatccaaacataggcttccaatatatcaatctttatgtctcgaccatttcgacactcctcgtcatgtccgtgatcacatccgggactccgaactaacttcggtacatcaaaatgcataaactcataataactgtcatcgtaacgttaagcgtgcggaccctacggttcgagacaaatctccggtcaataaccaacagcgggacctggatgcccatattggctcctacatattctacgaagatctttatcggtcagaccgcataacaacatacgttgttccctttgtcatcggtatgttacttgcccgagattcgatcgtcggtatccaatacctagttcaatctcgttaccggcaagtctctttactcgttccttaatacatcatctcagaactaacatattagttgtaatgcttgcaaggcttatgtaatgtgcattaccgagagggcccagagatacctctccgacaatcggagtgacaaatcctaatctcgaaatacgccaacccaacatctacctttggagacacctgtagtactcctttataatcacccagttacgttgtgacgtttggtagcacccaaagtgttcctccggtaaacgggagttgcataatctcatagttataggaacatgtataagtcatgaagaaagcaatagcaacatactaaatgatcgggtgctaagctaatggaatgggtcatgtcaatcagatcattcaactaatgatgtgatcccattaatcaaataacaactctttgttcatggttaggaaacataaccatctttgattaacgagctagtcaagtagaggcatactagtgacactctgtttgtctatgtactcacacatgtattatgtttccggttaatacaattctagcatgaataataaacatttatcatgaaataaggaaataaataataactttattattgcctctagggcatatttccttcaccaggcaCCTGCCCGAGCGCGAGAAACTCCCTGCCGCCACCTTCCTTGGCTGTGTTTAAGGCCTGCCCGGCGCCAGCCTCTTGCAGCGGCAAGGAATGGATAGGACGCGGGGAAGCCTAGCGGTGGCGGCGCGAGATCGCCCCCGTGTCGCCCTACCGGGGCGGCGTGGGGGACCTTCCGTCACATGGCCGTTTAGCTAGGCAATCGTTTAGGTGTTTTTCTTGATAAACTCCAGCAGCTCCTTTTTCATTTCTTCTTTTCTTGCACTCATCTTTTTATGTGATGCATTCCTCTTTGAGGGTGTTCttataaggctagtcatagtgggagtaacataggtagtaacatactcccttctttccggtttataaggctcaattcaaaaatctcatcaatcaaggtagatgatgagtggtgaaatattttttgtagtttgcaaaagcacctaattaatgctcttattttccttaaaaaattatgtttacgaatgcattaattgcaatgcatgcatgcataaagtgcatgcattggtcagttttctcttaatacttgcatgcaataatttaatgcaacttgaagtctgaacatgtgatagggaacaaccaaattgagccttataaataaaaaaactaaaattttgagataagccttataaaccggaaaggagggagtagatgtCACGTAAGCAAAAACGGTGATATGGCAAGTAGTTAACGAGGAGAGTGGCAAAtaaagtaacataatatgttaccatcacatagcgtttttcaatgcataatgagtctacaaaatAATATGTATGGtgctagtctaagttactcttcACTATGACTAGCCTATGCCCTTTCTAATCAAATTCATTGATTTGGTAGCTCCCCTACCaacattgatatattttttctCTCCTCCGATGGCAAGGCACCACGCCGCGCCATGTGTTCAACCCAGAGCCTCCCATACTCGGCCAGTGACACCCGGTGTCTGCTCTTAACCCCGGTTCGTCCTTTTCACCAAAGCAGTGAAACCCGTCGCACTTCCCAAAGAAAATGTGATGTGAGCTATACTATAGTAGTAGTGCTCCACTACCACTTGTGTATAAGCGTGCTCGGCGTCTGTTTCGCTTCCCACTAGCAGTAACCTTCCTCGAGGCGCAAGGTGGAGCAGTACGACGGAGGAGCGATCAAAATCAAAAGCAAACATGACGAACAAGAAGCCTACTTGGTCCTCCTCGGCGTCCGCCTGCTCCGGGGGCTCCCGCATTGGGCTACCCTGCGCGGTGGcgaaccagaagaagaagaagagggccaggAGCGACGCCGTCGTTGTCCCGGCGAGGGGGTCATCCGTGTACAGAGGCGTGAGCAGGTGAGCATGCACTTCTTTCTCCCCTTCTTGGTTTCATCCGGGTGGCGATCTTTGTGTTTGATTTCTGATCGAGATGTGCGTCATTGGTGGTGGTGTAGGCACTGCGCCTCGGGAAAGTACGAGGTGCACCTGTGGGACAGGCATTACCGGAGCACGGCTGAGAACAGGAGAGGCAGGCAAGGTGAGAGACACCCAGCCTTGGCTGGATCAAATCCCTTTCTTTCAGACCAGCTAGCTACCTCATTTTGCTCTATTTTGATCGTCACTTTAATTTATTCTTGCCACTTCGATGTTCTTTGATGTGCTAGCTAGCTGACGTTCTTGGTCTTTGACTAATTTGTGTTGCAATCTTGTGTTCGTCTGCCTCGGGACACCTGTGGTGAACTGGTGGTGATACGCATCCATGTCTCACCGCTTCTACTATTAGTTTATTTGGGTGAGTCAAGAAAGATCCTTTCGCTTCTTGAAAAGAAACGCTCACATACTTCTCAATGCCATGATTGACACCAACATCTAGATTGCATTGTCCCTCGCCGCTTAAGGCGCATGGTTTCGTTAAGATCACTGCTTACTCTTGTTTCTTGGCAGGAGCTTATGACACCGAAGAGGCTGCAGCTCGCACCTATGATCTCGCGGCGCTCAAGTACTGGGGTGCACAGTGCGGCGGCCTCCTCCTTAACTTCCCGGTAAGTTGTGTCTTGTCATATCATATGTCAGTACTAGTCAATACGAATACCTGTACTACTCAGCTGGCCGCTATGATTCTGTTCGACATGAGAGGACTGCCCTGCGATCGTTGCTGCAGGTGGACACGTACAAGGACGAGCTGGAGAGGATGCAACGCGTGACCAGAGAGGAGTACGTGGCCATACTCAGGCGCGACAGCAGTGGCTTCACCAGAGGCGCCTCCAAGTACAGGGGAGTAGCAAAGTATGTATGCACTCACGCCTTCCTCGAGGAGAGATTATCCTCGATCAGATCAACCACATTGACACTGCAATGACATGCCATGAGTGATCTTGCTGACATGAAGTAACTTATTGGCACTGCAGGCATCACAAGAAGGGCCGGTGGGAGGCGAGGATAGGCTGCggtagcggcagcggcagcggcggcggcaagagATACCTCTACTTGGGGATATTCAGTGTGTTCTCTATCGTTCTGTCCTTGCAAGTTCGCTCTACTAGTAGTACGTTTCTGTGGCTCATCTCAAGAAACGGCACTCTGAATCTGCATGCAGTTACCCAGGAAGAGGCAGCCCGGGCCTACGACCTCGCGGCGATACAACTCCGGGGCCTCGCCGCGGTCACCAACTTCGACGTCGATTCCTACTACGTGGACCAGCAGCTGCAGCCGCCCCTCTGCAAGGTCGACCCAGACCCTGAACCGGCAGGGCAACTGCTGCTGCCCAAGGTCGAGCCCAaggaggaagagcccgagcccGGGCCAGTGCTCCGGGACGACGTGGACGACGTCGACTGCGCCATCGCCGAGGTACTGCAGGCGCTCTGCATGGACCGCGCCGACTTCGAGGCCAGGTACCCGCCCCGCGGCGCGCCCGGATGGTGGCCGTCTGACGACGACTTGCGCGAGCTGCCGGCTGACGTGGGCTTCGAGGACGACATCGAGAGCGTGCTCTTCGACGCGCCGCCCGCCGCCTGAGTTTTGGTCTCCTGTCCTGCGCAGCCGCCAGCCCGCCATGCCCAGCTCGCAGGATGGTGATGGACGTGAGCTGTTTGTGCCGGTGCATTGCATGCGTGTCCGTGTCTCAGCCTCTCAGGCATGTAGGTAGGTAGTACGCGCGGTAAATAGCTGTGGGCAATGGCGAAGTGTGGTTAATTTTGGGGTGGCAGCGGCGTCATGGCCGGCCAGTAACCGCCTTGTAGCATGTGAAAGTGGCACAACTGGTGAAGGCTCCAGCATTTGGCAGTGAAACTTTGGGAATGGCTAGGGGACAGTAGACTGAACTTAAATTTAGAATCCGAGTCACTCGAGTTGTTCCTAGCCGTTGGATGGAAAAGCAACCGTCAGATCTTCGTCTCTCTGAAAATATTGTTCATGGTCGTCCTCCTCGCGACCTTTATCTGAACCGCCCTCAACCGCCAGCCTAACCGCCTGTTTCCACTATTTGTGGCCGGCTGCACTTCCGTGACCGCCTTGTCTACCCGCCCTCCCCTCAAGTGTCGTGTTGCCGCCATCCATGGCCAGCGCTCTAACCCCGGcgatgaatcgtttttttttcttttgacgaACTAGCACTGCCCTCTAACCCCGGCGATGA from Triticum aestivum cultivar Chinese Spring chromosome 4A, IWGSC CS RefSeq v2.1, whole genome shotgun sequence harbors:
- the LOC123082070 gene encoding AP2-like ethylene-responsive transcription factor At1g16060 gives rise to the protein MTNKKPTWSSSASACSGGSRIGLPCAVANQKKKKRARSDAVVVPARGSSVYRGVSRHCASGKYEVHLWDRHYRSTAENRRGRQGAYDTEEAAARTYDLAALKYWGAQCGGLLLNFPVDTYKDELERMQRVTREEYVAILRRDSSGFTRGASKYRGVAKHHKKGRWEARIGCGSGSGSGGGKRYLYLGIFSVFSIVLSLQVRSTSSTFLWLISRNGTLNLHAVTQEEAARAYDLAAIQLRGLAAVTNFDVDSYYVDQQLQPPLCKVDPDPEPAGQLLLPKVEPKEEEPEPGPVLRDDVDDVDCAIAEVLQALCMDRADFEARYPPRGAPGWWPSDDDLRELPADVGFEDDIESVLFDAPPAA